Proteins encoded by one window of Fibrobacter sp. UWT2:
- the thiH gene encoding 2-iminoacetate synthase ThiH has translation MERKDNNYLFDSGNLSEGALAKKHRLENDPSSRTNIMDYLPGMEVIQSDIADKVLAESENFDYSKYTGKDVKRALEHERCSLEDFKALLSPAAAPYLEKMAAKAKIETSKHFGNNVYFFTPLYIANYCENYCVYCGFNCYNHIKRMQLTMEQIEHEMKVIADSGMEEILILTGESRAKSSVEYIGEACKLARKYFRMVGVEVYPVNTDEYRYLHECGVDYVTVFQETYDKVRFEQLHLMGHKRVFPYRFDSQERALMAGMRGVAFSALLGLSDFRRDALASALHVYFLQKKYPHAEMSLSCPRLRPIINNDKIDPLDVHEKELCQVLCAYRIFLPYVGITVSSRESKEFRNGIVKIAATKVSAGVSTGIGDHESKYSGHDDGEGGDEQFEINDGRSFNAMYSDISGEGLQPVLNDYLYV, from the coding sequence GTGGAAAGAAAAGACAACAACTACCTGTTTGATTCCGGGAATCTTTCGGAAGGGGCGCTTGCCAAAAAGCATCGCTTAGAAAACGATCCGAGTTCCCGTACTAATATAATGGACTATCTGCCCGGCATGGAAGTCATCCAGTCGGACATCGCCGACAAGGTGCTCGCAGAATCTGAAAATTTCGACTATTCCAAGTATACCGGCAAGGACGTAAAGCGCGCCCTGGAACATGAACGCTGCTCGCTCGAAGATTTCAAGGCGCTCCTCTCGCCCGCCGCCGCTCCGTACCTGGAAAAGATGGCCGCGAAGGCGAAAATCGAGACCAGCAAGCACTTCGGTAACAACGTCTACTTTTTCACGCCGCTCTATATTGCTAACTACTGCGAAAACTACTGTGTGTATTGCGGTTTCAACTGCTACAATCACATCAAGCGCATGCAGCTCACGATGGAGCAGATTGAGCATGAGATGAAGGTGATTGCCGATAGCGGCATGGAAGAAATCCTGATTCTCACCGGCGAAAGCCGCGCCAAAAGCAGCGTGGAATACATCGGTGAAGCCTGCAAGCTCGCCCGCAAGTACTTCCGCATGGTCGGTGTCGAAGTTTATCCGGTGAATACCGACGAATATCGCTACCTGCATGAATGCGGCGTGGACTACGTGACGGTCTTCCAGGAAACTTATGACAAGGTGCGTTTCGAACAACTTCACCTGATGGGACACAAGCGCGTGTTCCCGTACCGATTCGATTCGCAGGAACGCGCCCTGATGGCGGGCATGCGTGGCGTGGCATTCTCCGCGCTTCTCGGCCTCTCGGACTTCCGCCGCGATGCCTTAGCTAGCGCACTCCACGTGTATTTCTTGCAAAAGAAGTATCCGCATGCCGAAATGAGCTTGAGCTGCCCGCGACTCCGCCCCATTATCAATAACGACAAGATCGATCCGCTGGATGTTCACGAAAAGGAACTCTGCCAGGTGCTTTGCGCTTACCGCATCTTCTTGCCGTACGTGGGCATCACCGTTTCCAGCCGCGAAAGCAAGGAATTCCGCAACGGTATCGTGAAGATTGCAGCCACTAAAGTTTCCGCAGGCGTTTCGACCGGCATCGGCGACCACGAAAGCAAATACAGCGGCCACGATGACGGCGAAGGCGGCGATGAACAGTTTGAAATTAATGATGGCCGCAGCTTCAACGCCATGTACAGCGACATTTCGGGCGAAGGCCTGCAGCCTGTTCTAAACGATTACTTGTACGTCTAA